Proteins encoded within one genomic window of Camelina sativa cultivar DH55 chromosome 19, Cs, whole genome shotgun sequence:
- the LOC104768198 gene encoding histone H1-like, whose protein sequence is MAEEKIVKKTPSEKKPQKPKTATHPPYFQMIKEALMALKEKNGSSPYAIAKKIEEKHKPSLPENFRKTLSLQLKNSVAKGKLVKIRASYK, encoded by the exons ATGGCTGAAGAGAAGATCGTGAAGAAGACTCCGTCGGAGAAGAAgccacaaaaaccaaaaaccgcCACTCATCCTCCATACTTTCAG ATGATAAAAGAGGCTCTGATGGCTCTGAAAGAGAAGAACGGATCAAGCCCTTACGCTATAGCTAAGAAGATAGAGGAGAAACATAAACCCTCACTTCCAGAGAATTTTCGTAAAACACTTTCTCTACAGCTTAAAAACTCTGTCGCTAAAGGTAAGCTCGTGAAGATCAGAGCCTCTTACAAG